The DNA sequence AGATCGATTTCATATATAAATGTCCCAACTGTTTGCATATGATCTAGCCCTATtcaattcatccatctctcAGTAGTCAGTACTCGTCCTTGCCAACCCCAGTTgattatttcttttatatagaaatttaattactttcactttgtgaaataTGAAAGCACGGTATGATTGATGGGTAAGCTTGTCCACGATTCATATAAATTCTGgaccacttcttcttctttagttCTTTTTGATTCCGTTGGGGCTTTTTGCAACTGGAGAGAATGATGCCTTGTGCTTAGCAAAGCATAGTTACTTACTAGCTACCTAGCCAGCTTCACTCCGCAGATCGATGACGAGAATATTTTATATGTATAGGCAGTACTAATCAAGCTAAATCTGGACAATTATATGTTGAAAGGTTAAGCATGAAGGATATGATCATGCTATATATGAATGCATATTATATGCACAGGATCATAGTAATCTTGAGCACGCTTGAACTTTAAGAGTTTGAGCAACCAATGATGTACTCATGAACATATCTAGGTTTAGCAGGTTTCTTGGTATGATCATCCTCCAATTCACTAGTGCCTTTTGCTCTTAACTTATATCTTGAATACTAAGCATCTGTTTGACCTGTGGTCCAAAATTGCTAGCTACGATCGATCCACCGTCATATTAGAAAAAGTTGGACCATGTTTGCATTTGAGGCATCAATAACAATCATCATTCCAAGTTTGCATCTCAAGAAGTGGGCTAGCAGTGGAAATGTACTTTCACAATCATATCATGATCATCCATGATTAAGTTATCTTTCTAGTAGTCTAATTAACTAGGCAAGCTCGATCATTCGGTTAGTTTTCTTGTTTTACTATTTGCTATATATCCCTAGCTTGAACCATATAGGACATAGATTGCATAAGCTTGGATCGATGGAGGCTAGGTATAGGTCAAATTGGCGTATAGACATATTCTCAACCGCCTTTTCAATCGGAAGAAATATTATTGGATAATACTATTTCATCTTTTTGTTGTCCTTCAACTTGATTGACCTTTTTTTGTCATTGAAAGGCTCTCATTGGTCATGTTTGTTCAAAATTAATGTTTTTACTTGATTGACCTTCACATGTTAGACACGTGATTTTTTACTTAAGCTGCCACTTGACATTTCTAAGCTGCCGTTAGAGTCaatagtagtttttttttcttcgaaatacaaaaaaaattacaaaatagaaCCCCCAACACAACCTAAACTaagaatttaaaaaagaaaacatgattAGCAGACAGAGGAAGAGACGTTGCTCCAAACTTAAGAAGCTTAGAATCTCCTTCTACCTCCAGGTTAAGAAATCCATGAATAGCTGCAGCATGCAGACCTGATCGTAAAGCTAGCGCTTCACTAAGAAGAACATCATTACAACCCAAATTGTTTGGAGCTGCTAACACCGGATTACCATTTGTATTTCTAAACAAACCACCACTGCTATTATTATGAAGAACGAAAccattaaaatttaatttgaaagAACCTCGGTTCGGAGGCTTCCATCTAATAATTTctttagaagcatgtttctgaGGGGGGTTTAGGATTACATCTAGTAATTAAAATCAGTAAACATGGTTAAAGCTGCATAAAATATTTGAATAGGTAAGGACAATTTACCTCTAAAAATAGCATCATTTCTAGCTTTCCACAAACGATAAGCAGTAATAAGAGCAATGAAAAAGGAATCATCTTTGAGAGAAGATAAATGATCCAGCCAGTCAACAAAACAGTAATGCCAATcctcaaaagagaaagaaggaaaactTCTTTGCCAAACCTGTCTAGTAAAAGAGCaatgaaagaaaagatgatctaGTGTTTCAATATCAGAGTGACAAAACTGACCAAATCTAtcataattagaaaaaaaatcttatatctagtaagagcaagtccacccgtagtcaagaaatgtcaaggtcgaaaagttAAGGTGTCGACCAGTCAAGAAACTGTTCACTGctactggacatgggtttccacccgttctgtttcttgaccagtcagttttactgttcattgatttttttttttaatatttattattattattattattattattttataattGGAAAATTGAAATAGATTTGATGTAAAAAGATGgtaataatggagatttatggataattacTATCATAATTCTGATTGTTATAGCTTTTcgaattgattttatttttgaaacgAACTTTATTTAGGGGGGTctcaaaaattgactttttatacatacataatttgaaaaaaacttcattcatgaaagttatagagatagtctatacgagttcgtgcatgtatggaacgcaaaaatcggagttagTATGAATtagatatgaatttttgaaaattttctataaattacaaaaatttctAGTCCTTTTTCATAAGGACATATTTTTCCTATTTTCTTCACTTTCACCCctgaaactctctcttctctctcctccgcatCTCCTCAGACCCGCCAGGTCGCGACCGACCCAACCCGAGTTTTCGGGCGCCATCCTGTGTCCTCCGGCCGCGGACCCGGGCCATACGGACTCACCTCGGCTCGCTCGTCCTTCCCACGATGGTGCCTCACCTCACCACGCAACCCAGAAGGAGATCGAAGGCCTACCATAGCGGTGCGACATGACCCGACCGAAATTCCAGTTTTCCGGCATCCTCTCTGGGACTAGGGTAGACGCGGTCTGCTCGCTGGCGCTTCCTCATTCGTCCGTGTCCTCCACACTTCCTCTCCTCCTCGTCTCTCTCTGCGTGTCCGTGGCTGACGTCAGCTCGGCGAGCCTGGTCAGGAAATATGTCAAGGCTTTGCTTTTTTTCTTGGCCTCGGTCAAGGAAAGCCAAACCTTGGCTAGGCAAGATTGGGCCGGTGGAGGGATGATTTTCCCCTTGACCGGTCAACACATCATCAATCCTTACTGGTGCCCGGTCAAAACTACACCGGTGAACTTGGCCTAAGTAACCTTTGCCTGAagttgttttgattttgggaggaATAATAACTTTCCACATTTTCAACAATAGCCCAACTTTAGAATGTTGAGAAAGCAAGTGAGAAGCAGAGTGTGTGGATAGTAGCTAGAGTCCAAAGGACATGGGTGGGCAAGCAATTTGACGCAGGGGACGTAGTAAAAGAAAAACTTATGTTAAGTGGACCATTCATTCATCAAAATATCTTTGCTATATGGATCAATAccttacatgaatatatataagtAGCTGGGCCGGGTCTGGTTTGATTTTGATTACTAAAAATGTGGTCGTACTCGTCTTTGAAATCTTCAAAGCCTACCGATAAATCCGCCCCCACATCCTGTTctgtctctccctctctttctcgCTAACTCAAAGAAAGGTCACAAACgtctgtttcttcttctgcttccttCATTCTCAGCGAAGCTGGAACTCCAAAGGTCAATACTTTCTATCTCTCTGTCTCCAAAATCTGACAAGGTTTAATCCAATACAACTATTCTGGTTCTTCATGCACTACCttagattttctttgtttcaaaTCATTGTTATATTGGTGGGTTCTTGTTTGCTGGGAAAACaaagcttgaatttttttactGTTTTATTGAGAGCCCATCTGGTTAATTTGGTTTGGCGTGATGGGATTCATTTGGAAACTCTATTACTCTGTGGGAAAAAATTTGGCCTGAAAAGATGGGATTTTGAGTTGCTTAGAGCTGGTAGTTTGAGAAAAGTAGAGAACTTGGACTAGAATGTTAGCTAATTGGACCTAAGTTGAGTTTTTGTAGCTTAAATGTTGACCGGGTAAAGAGTTCAGTTGGAGTAATTGCATGATTTCACCCATGTGTGGGTGTTCGAATTCGACACTAATGTAGTGGTTGTTTcgtttcttttatttatttgagtACTTTTGCATGGTGCATATCATGACTGGTAAAGTAGTGTTTTGAACCAGAAATGAGTTTTTCTTGTCATTTTGGGTAATAGCTCATGTTTGGTCCCTACTGTCGAAAACTTGTTGCAGGCGATTAAGAAGAGGGAATGATAGAGGATGCTCTAAACGATTTGGAAACTGACGTAGTTAGGCAGATAGTAGAAAACGATCTGTCCAAGAAGCTTATAGATTACATATGATTAGGCATACTAGTTCCTTCTCCATGACCAAGGGTGAAGTGCAAGTTAACCTCTTGGCAAATTCAGCACCCCGTCCGTCCTTTGTTAAAATTCCGGAGACAGGTATGGACACTGCCAAAAATATTTCAGAATCAAGTCAAGTGTtgaaaaagagaacaagaaggAGACATAGGAGGAAACCGAATCTAATGCAAAATACTGGCGTAGTTCATAATTTGCCTCAGGAACATGGGCAGGTTGAcactaaatatataaaaagattGTCAACTTTAAGTTTATCAGATGAAAGAGGTAGCGATGTATTAGTTATTTCATCTGGAGCGGTTAAAACTAATTGTGAAGAGGACATCAGATCAGGAATTTCACATGGCTCAATTGTGAGAAAACCGTTTAGGTATACAGGGAAAAAACTTCTTATTCTTGACATTAATGGACTTATTGCGGATATAGTCTCTCCTCCTCCAAAGGGATTTGCATCTGACATAAGGATTGCAGGACGAGCAAGTAAGGATCAATTTTGTGATATTGTTTCATTTATAAAGTCTAATGCTTTATGTGTTCTTTGCCTGTAATTGTacttttttttggtttgttcAGTTTTCAAGAGGCCATACTATCTTGATTTTCTTAAGTTCTGCTTTGAGCGTTTCGAAGTGGGTGTGTGGTCTTCAAGATCCAAGTAACCTATAGACTGCTCTTTATttcttatatgttgatttacCATTTGAAGTTTGAAagaattgtttatgttttctcATCCACCtcctttattttaattatattctGATTGTGTCAATTGGTTTAAGAATAATTATTGACAGTAATGCCTAATAACTCTTTCAAGGAAAATTGTGGAAAGAGTGGTTGATTATCTAATGGGCGATCTAAAGCACAAGTTGCTGTTTTGTTGGGTAAGCACTTCTATCTGTTCCTTTGTTTTCTGTTTCGTAGATTTATCTGCCTTCAACAAGGCTGGAGTATGCGTGCATCATCTAGCTCCTTGTGGTGTATAAATTGTTACAACATTTTGGAGTCAACCATCTTGCTTGGTCATACTGTTAGTTACAGTCTAAAATGAGATCTTCCAATGGACTTAAATTAGAGAATCTTCTAAATAAGGGAAGGCGTGTAAGATTTTGCGACCCTTTGTTTTTCATCCTCTGGGtttatggattttgattatACTAATAAGCAAACATGTCCTAATCAGTTTACTATGTCTATGGATTAAATCCTGACAAAAAAATTGCCTTCAATTAATGGTCAAATGACCTAGGGAGTGCAGTGGTATGAATATCGCCGAACaacaattaaaacaaaacaaatataactATTAACCAAATTATGTAGTGACTCATAGTAGGAAACACTAAAGATCATGTGCCTTTACTTGTAGGCAATCAGCTTTCTTATACTTTTCTCGTGACTGGTGTGGTCTGCCATCGTCTTAGGTTCACTGAAAACAGCTCACATATTGAATTCCTTGCAACAAATCTGGAACTCTTGATGGATGATTTTTTTAATGGTTTTGCAGGATCTATCCCACTGCACTACAACAGGGTTCAGAACTCTAGAAAATAAGCACAAGACCTTGGTGTTTAAGGATCTGAGGAGAATTTGGGAAGAAGATGACTCTGGTCTTCCATGGGAGAAGGGCGTATATGATGAATCTAATACGTTATTGTTGGATGATTCTCCGTACAAAGCCCTGCTTAATCCTGTAAGATTTCATTTTATCTTCTTGGTTGATTGGGCCTAATATAATCATTAAGTAAATCTTGTTTTTGGATTTATGTTGAACTTTCATGTAATAGGCACATACTGGGGTCTTTCCTTATCCATACACGTTTCATGGAGGGTGCGACAATGCATTAGGTAATAAGAGATTAatcttttcatatatattttagaaAATGAACATGTACTGTATAACTGTATAAGTCTACAGATATGTAGACTTATTAGAATGATTGTTTTGCTTGAAACACATTCTGAAACCCTGATACGAGATCATATTTAGAATGACTTGGTTCTTGAATTCTGAGAATGACTATTGCTTGACCTTAATTATTTGTAGTTTTTGGTTAAAGTTTGCAAAGAAAACTGACTGCAATATAACAGGTCCTGGAGGTCGTCTTCGGACGTATTTGGAAAAGTTGGCCGCAGCTGAAAATCTACAAGAGTTTGTAGACCAACATCCATTTGGTCAAAGACCTATTACTGAAAGAAGTGCATCTTGGGACTTTTACCTGAGGGTACTCGATACGGTGTATTCCGTAAAAACCAACCAGATAACCTGGAATTCTACTTGTAAGCATTAGGAATGCATTTTGCATCTGTTGTATTTTTGTAGTACTATCCTTCTTGTCTTGGGTGGATCTTTCTCCAATCCAATGAAAGGAGCATTCTTCAAAGCTTTTACCAATACAAGTGGAGCTGGTGATTGACCAAAAGCAGCCACGGGTCATTGAAAAAATTGACTGCATCAAACACTCCAGTCGAAGTGTTGATTGTAACAAAACATTAAAATTTACTCTACTTTCTGGTTGTTCCATCTCAGAGAATCCTTTTGTGAACAGTTGATTTCATTTTGTGATGTCAGATGTGTTTGCAGACTCGTATGTTGTTGCTGAAGCTGTTGTTTTTCTTCATCTTGGCCTCATGGGCTCAATCTGTGTGGGTAGGTATACTTATTCTTGGGCTCAGTCTGTGTGGTTAGATATATTCTTGGGCTCAAGCTATATGGTTCGTGAGAACCGACAAGATTTGCACTTTCAGTTTCACTATAGTTTCGGTGAGCCCTGCATCTACGAAAAATTCTGGTATTTGCTGATATGGATACGCAAAAATTGGTTTGGAAAATATTTTGGACATTGCTGATATATCAGAAAAGTTAGATTACGGAAATGTTGTAGTTTTCGAAGAACTTTAACCCTTTGGTGCTGAGAAATAAGTGATTCCCAACTACCACGAGCAATTTCCAAGAAGGTGATGGAGATATAACATGGAATGATGGATCTCAGTCCTTGAGGGCCATTGATGGATTATTCGCATGCAATGTGTAAACAGCAGCCGGCTGTACACTGGAGTGTCACTGTCTGCTCCAATTGTTCATTGAAACTGGCATATTACTATGCCAGTGTGTTTTCTTCACCCCTACCTAAACTTTTTGACAAAAGCTCTCTGCCCGGTGGTGCTGACCACAACTTGTGCCCAACACTCATGACTTTGTGATGCCATGCCTGTTCCTCTTCCTCACAATATTACTGGGATTTGGTGTTGACACTTGACCCTTCGACCATTATATGGTCCAGTGCCCATTCCTCTTCCACGTAATTCATAAATCCCATGATTCCCAGACTTCTTCTCCAGACTTATCTAAAGGATAAACTGCAAATAGGATTTCAAGGAAATGCTTCAAATATTGCTCTAAATTCTAAAATAATCAATTTTAGACTCTCGTTACATATTTTG is a window from the Rosa chinensis cultivar Old Blush chromosome 2, RchiOBHm-V2, whole genome shotgun sequence genome containing:
- the LOC112189359 gene encoding uncharacterized protein LOC112189359 — its product is MIRHTSSFSMTKGEVQVNLLANSAPRPSFVKIPETGMDTAKNISESSQVLKKRTRRRHRRKPNLMQNTGVVHNLPQEHGQVDTKYIKRLSTLSLSDERGSDVLVISSGAVKTNCEEDIRSGISHGSIVRKPFRYTGKKLLILDINGLIADIVSPPPKGFASDIRIAGRAIFKRPYYLDFLKFCFERFEVGVWSSRSKKIVERVVDYLMGDLKHKLLFCWDLSHCTTTGFRTLENKHKTLVFKDLRRIWEEDDSGLPWEKGVYDESNTLLLDDSPYKALLNPAHTGVFPYPYTFHGGCDNALGPGGRLRTYLEKLAAAENLQEFVDQHPFGQRPITERSASWDFYLRVLDTVYSVKTNQITWNSTCKH